The DNA sequence ACCGGGTCGATGGCCAGCACCTCGCCGGCGCCCGCGGCGGCCGCCGACATCACGACGGCCAGTCCCACGCCGCCCAGCCCGAGTACCGCGACCGAGTCGCCGGGGCGCACCGAGGCGGTGTGGGTGACGGCTCCGAAGCCGGTCAGCATGGCGCAGCCGAAGAGTGCGGCCGTGTCCAACGGAACGTTCTGATCGATGACAACCACCGAATTGCGGTCCACCACAGCGTGGTCGGCGAAACCCGAGACGCCCAGGTGGTGACGCACCTCGGCGCCGGTCAGATCGCGCAGGCGGGTGCCGCCGCGGATGAGATCACCGCGGCCGTTGGCCGCCGCGGCGTCCGGGCACAGCGCGGGGCGGCCCGAGGAGCAGTACCTGCAGGCACCACAGCTCGGCACGTACACCAACACCACGTGATCGCCGGGGGAGACGTCGCGAACACCGGGGCCCACTTCGGCGATGACACCGGCCGCCTCGTGTCCGAGTGCCATCGGCACCGGGCGTATCCGGTTCCCGTCGACCACCGACAGATCCGAGTGGCACAGCCCCGCGGCCTCGATGCGGACCAGTACCTCACCGGGCCCGGGTGGGTCGAGCTCCAGTTCAACGAGTTTCAGCGGGTGGGTGTCGCGATACGGCCGCTCGATCGGTGCCGCGTGTAGCACCGCAGCACGAATGCGCATGGATGAGCCGCTCGCGCGAAGACTCTCAGGCACTGACCCCTCCATAGATCGCATTAAGCCAGACGTGGAGCAGCGTATCGACAACGTCGTCGTCGGCGACGGCGGGTTGCTGACCGGTGAAGGTTGCCCGCATCATCGACTGGTTGATGAGGTTGAGTGCGATGGCGATATCGCGGGCGGGAATGGTGGCGGGTGCCGCCCCGCGTTCGCGTTCGGACTCGATGCCCGCCGTCGTGTTGGTGACCCAGTTTTCCGTCACTTCGGACCAGCGTTGATCCAGTTCGGCGCTGGTGCCCTGGACCCCGGACAACGCGACCGTGAGGGATCGGTGGGAACCGAAGGCGTCGAAGTAGGCCTTGATCACGGCGCGCCAGTAGTGCGCGGGGCTCGTCATGGCGGCCGGGTCGATGCTCGCGACATTGGCGTCGGCTTCCTCGATGATTCGCTCGGCGAGCGTGAGGAGGACGGCTTCCTTGGAGGGGAAGTAGAAGTAGAACGTCGGCCGGGAGATTCCCGCGCCGCGTGCCAGATCATCAACAGAGACGTCGGCAAGGGGGCGCTGGCCGAGTAACTCCTCGGCGGTCGCCAGGATCGCCTGGATCCGCTCGTCCCCGGACGGGCGCGTCGTTTTGCGGCCTCTTGTAGCTGGTTTAGCCACGTCTACCTGCACATTCTATGAAGTTCTCGACACACTGTTGACTTTCTCGACACTGCGTCGATAGCCTAGCTGTCATGACCGAACATGTCGACATTGTCATCGTGGGCGCCGGGATCTCGGGTATTGGCATGGCATGCCACATCACCCGCGACGTGCCGGGCAAGAAGTTCGTGGTGCTGGAGGCGCGTGAGCGCATCGGTGGCACCTGGGACCTGTTCCGCTACCCGGGTATCCGCTCGGACTCCGACATGTTCACCCTCGGCTACAACTTCCGGCCCTGGACGAGCACCAAGGGCATCGCCGACGGAGCCTCGATCCGCGAGTACGTCACCGCCACCGCACGTGAGTTCGGTGTGGACCAGAAGATCCGTTTCGGTCACAAGGTAGTGAGCGCCGAGTGGTCCTCTGAGCGCGGGCTCTGGACGGTGCGCGCCGAGCACGACGGTGAGATCGTCGAGTTCACCACCGAGTTCTTCCTGGGCTGCACAGGGTACTACAACTACGACGAGGGCTTCACGCCCGAGTTCGAGGGCATCGACGACTTCACCGGTCAGGTGATCCACCCGCAGCATTGGCCGGAGGATCTGGACTATGCGGGCAAGAAGGTCGTAGTCATCGGCAGTGGGGCCACCGCCATGACCCTGGTGCCCGCGATGGCGGGAACGGCCGGTCACGTGACCATGCTGCAGCGCTCGCCCACCTATGTGGTGTCACTGCCGTCCACGGACGCGCTTGCGGTGGCGCTGCAGGGCAAGGTACCGGCCTCGATCGCGTACCCGATCGTCAAGTGGAAGAACCAGATGGTCAGCTTCATCAGCTACCAGACGAGCCGCCGCGACCCCGAGCGGATGAAGGGAATTCTGCGCGCTCTGCTGAAGCGTCAGCTGCCCGATTTCGATCTGGACAAGCACTTCACTCCGAAGTACAACCCGTGGGACCAGCGGCTGTGTGTGGTGCCGGATTCGGATCTGTTCCGCGCACTGCGCAAGGGCACCGCATCGGTGGCCACCGACCGGATCGCACGCTTCACCCCCAAGGGCATCCTGCTGGAGTCGGGTGAAGAGCTTGAGGCCGACATCGTTGTCACCGCAACGGGTCTGAATGTTCAGCTGGCGGCCGGCCTGAAGCCGGTTGTCGACGGCGTCGAGGTGGACCCGTCGAAATGCATCACCTATAAGGGTCTGATGCTGACGGGCATCCCGAACTTCATCTTCACGTTTGGCTACACCAATGCCTCCTGGACGCTGCGTGCCGATCTGGTGTCGCTGTACACCTGCAGGCTGCTCAACTACATGGACAAGACGGGCCAGTCGGTCGTGTGGCCGGTCGAGCCCGAAACGTCCGAACGGCTGCCGTTCGTGGACTTGGACTCCGGTTACATCTCGCGTGCGGCCAGCGCTGTGCCGCATCAGGTGCCGACGGCCCCGTGGCGGTCGTACCAGAACTACTTCCGTGAGCTGCCTGTGCTCAAGTACGGGAAGGTCGCCGACAAGGGCGTCCGATTCAGTCGCGGAGCCGCAGGGTCGGCGACATCCGGCCGGGGCAAGGCCTCCCATGAGGCACCCGTTGCAATAGGCAGGTAAATACCATGAGAATGGCCGGGTGCAGTCAGCACCCGGCCATTCTCATTGGCGGACAAGGTTTTCAAGGATATCGCCGACCACGCGGACAGATGGGATATAAGGTCCCACGAACCTAGGCCGAACCTCAGGGGCCGACCGGGCCGAGTGGCCAGTCGTGTGTTGACCGCTCCCCGCAGCGCGGAGATTCGAGCGGTGGAAACCGATGTCTCGGCGTCACTCCGCAAGGCTGGCCAGGTGTGAGTGATGGTCCAAAGTATGTGCTGCACAGCTCTATATATGTGTCTTGTCTAGGCCCGCGATAATCCAGGGGCGCAGTCGAAGTGAACTATGCGATAGTCGCATGCACATTGCCGGCTCGACATCGTGCGTGCTGAAGTGATTGGAGAGTTCTGTGACACAGCCAAATAGGCGTCAGATCATTGTTGGCGTGTCCGCTGCAGCGTTGGCGGTGGCCGCCGGCGATATGGCTGCCTGTTCGTCCTCGGGCGATGTGCGTGAGTCCGGTGAGGGTGCTCAGGCGCCGCTGTTGCCTGTGGGTCTCAAAAATGACCTGATGAGACTGACTGATTCGAAACATATTCTGGGGTGCAGTGTTTCGGCAGTCACTCGTGAGGGCACGGTGTATGCTGATGGATGGGGAGCGGCGAGGGCCGGGCAACCGATGACGGCACTGAGCACCATCAATATTGGGTCAGTAAGTAAGACGATCACGGCGACGGCCGTGCTGCAGTTGGTCGCGGCGGGACGCATCGGCCTCGATACAGATGTGAATGATGTTCTGACGGAGAGCAAGGCCTACGGCCCGAGGAGTGTGCGCAGCCCCTATTACCCAGATACCCCGATCACTGTCCGGTACTTGCTGGCTCACCTGACGCCGCTGACCACCGGTCCGGAATTGGGTCCGTACGGATACGCTCCCCGTATCGGCCCCGCTCCCGATTCGGGTGAGCTAGGTCGATGGCTTCACGACTTTCTCACGCCCGCACCGCGTGGGTGGACGTACAACCGCGAAGAGAACTTCACGAAATCGAAGCCCGGACACGTGCATATGTACTCCGACATCGGATTTGATCTGGCGGGTTTTCTCGTACACGCGGTGACGGGCCAACCCTTCGCCGATTACTGCCGTGAGCACGTTCTGCAGCCGGCGGGAATGGTGAACTCTGATTTCGATCGTGACCGCATCCCGGACGGCCGGCGGGCGTATCCACACGCCTGGTTTGAGAACGGGGCGAAGAAGGGCATGTGGCTCGATTACCGCAACCTGATACCTGTGGCAATCGCCGATGACTACACGGGTCATACCGAATACTCGCCGTACGCAAGCTGTCTCACACCCGATGGCGGTCTGCGATCCAACTCGCTTGACTTGGCGCGGTGGGCCCGACTGTGGCTGGGTAACGGCACGCTGGACGGTGTTGAAGTGCTTCCGCGCGCCCAGGCGTCGGCGGCGTTGGCGGACCAGGTCTCTCCAGAAATCATGGCGTCGTCGGAGGCTCCACTGCCGTTCATCTCTCAGGGGTACGCCTGGCACAGACTGCGCGGGGACGCTGATGGCCAGTGGCAACATGCCGGCAGCGAGGTAGGTACCGCTTCGTACGTCAAGATCGACACGGTACGTGGTGTGGGGGCGGCGATTGTGATGAACACAGAGGTGGCGATTGACGGCGATCCGCGGCCCCAGATGCTGCAGCAGCTGATGGACGCCGCTGCGGTGCCCTGAGGGGGCGTCCTCGTCCGATCCCGATCCTGGCCTCGCGGATGTCTTCAAGGCTCTCGCCGATTCCACTCGGCGTGCGCTGCTGGATCAGCTGTATGAACACAACGGTCAGACCCTGAGTCGGCTGTGCGTCGGGGTCGGAATGGCGCGACAGTCGGTGACTCAACACCTGGGTGTGCTCGAATACGCCAACCTGATCAGCACGGTGCGACGAGGCCGCGAGAAGCTGCACTGTCTTAATTCAGTTCCGCTGCGAGAGATTCAGGAACGATGGATCGACAAGTTCGAGCGCCCGCGGCTGCGGGCGCTGAGTGCGATCAAGCGGCGAGCTGAGGAGTCGAACATGTCTCAACTCACTTTCGTCTACACCCCGTACATCAACAGCACCCCGGAGAAGGTCTGGCGGGCCATCACCGATCCCTGGCTCAGGGTCCAGTACCGGGGACATGCGAATGTGTATGATTGGCAACAGAGTTCACGTTGGGAACATCAACGCGACGAATCGGGAATCGTCGAGATCGTTGGCGTCGTCGTGGAAAGCGAACCGCCTCGTAAGCTCGTACTCACGGGGCTGAGCCCGTGGAGGGCGGTGAGAATCCCGCCTCCACCGTCACTTTCCTGATTCAGCCGTACCGAGACATCGTGCGGCTAACCGTGGCACATGCCGATCTCGCGGACCCTGCCGAGTACGCGCAGGCCAGTGACGGATGGGCGGCCGTGCTGTCAAACCTCAAGTCCTTCTTGGAGACCGGCGCTCCGCTGCCCACCGAACCGTGGGTACAGCCCCAGTAAGCGCTACCCGCCCGTCGGGATCGGTCCGGTGGCGTATTCGGCCCCAACGGGTTTCGGCCCAAATGGTTTTGGTAATGGGCGGGAACGCACATTGAGGGGCCACCAGAACCAGCGGCCCAGCATGGTGGCTATCGCGGGCGTCAAGAACGACCGCACCACCAGGGTGTCGAAGAGCAGCCCGAGGCCGATGGTGGTACCGATCTGGCCGAGAACGCGCAGATCGCTGAAGATGAAGGATGACATCGTCACCGCGAAGACCAGGCCGGCGGCGGTGACGACCCCACCGGTGCCGGCGATGGCGCGGATGATGCCCGTCTTCAACCCCGCGCCGGTTTCTTCTTTGAAGCGGGAGATCAATAGCAGGTTGTAGTCTGCCCCGACCGCCAGCAAGATGATGACCGCCAGCGGGAAGATGACCCAGTACAGCGGAATTCCGAAGATGTACTGCCACACCACCACCGACATCCCGAAGGATGCCGCCAGCGATAGCGCCACCGTCCCCACGATGACCATGGCCGCCACGAGGCTGCGCGTCAGGAACATCATGATGAGCAGGATGAGGCCAAGCGAGGCCAACGCGGCCATCAGCAGATCGTATTTCTGTCCTTCAGCAATGTCCTTGTACGCCGAGGCGGTTCCAGCTACATAGATCTTGGCATCGGCCAACGGCGTGGCCTTGACGGCATCGAATGCCGCTTCCTTGATCGCATTGATGTGCTCAATGCCCTCGGAGGTCTGCGGATCTCCTTGGTGGGTAATGATCATGCGGGCGGCCTTGCCGTCCGGGGACATGTACAGCTTCATGCCGCGTTTGAACGCGGGGTTGTCGAATGCCTCCGGTGGCAGGTAGAAGGAGTCATCGTTCTTCGCGTCGTCGAAGGCCTTGCCCAACTCTGTTGCGGTGCGGGTGGATTCCTCATTCTGTGTGTTGGTGCCGTTATTGATGGCGTAGTTGGACTGGGTCAGGTCGCGGTTCTTCTCCTGTATCGCGATCTGGGGCGGTATGAGATCGACGAGTTTGGGCTGTAGTGCGTCGAGCTTGGTGAGGCTCCCGGTGACCGTCTGGAGTGCATCGACCAGTTCATCGATGCCGTCCAGAGCATCGAAGAGGGACCGCAGTGCCGCGCAGAAGGGGATGTCGAAGCAGTGCGGTTCCCAGTAAAAGTAGTTGCGTATGGGTCGGAACTGGTCGTCGAAGTTGGCGATCTTGTCGCGTAAGTCCTGGGCTACCGCCACGGTCTGCTGGAATCCCTGGGTCTGTTCATGGGTGGTCGTGGCGCTCTGTTTCTGAAGTGCCAGTTGGTTTTTCAGCACTGCGATGGTTTGCGTCATCTGATCGGCCTGCTGAGACAGATAGAGGGCCTGGTTCTGCTGCTGGGAGAGGTTCATCAGTTGGCTGGCACTTGATGCACTGATCTGAAAGGGAATGGAGGAGTGGGTGATGGGAGTGCCGAGGGGCCGGGTGATCGATTGGACCAGGGCCACGCCGCGGGCGTGGAGAACGGACTTGGCGACGCGTTCCAGCAGGACCATGCCTGCGGGGTTACGCATATCGAAATCGGTTTCGATCATGAGGAGCTCGGGGTTGAGCCGCGCGACGGAGAAGTGCCGCTCGGCTGCGGCGTAGCCCACGTTGGAGGGAGTCGACGCGGGCATGTAGATGCGCCCGTCGTAGGTGGTCTTGTACCCGGGCAACGCGAGCAGTCCAATGAGCGTTACCACGCACGAGACGACGAGAATGGGGCCGGGCCAGCGCACGATTGCTGTGCCGATCCGACGCCAACCACGGGTACGCATGGCGCGTTTGGGCTCCATAAGTCCGAAGCGGCTGGCGATCACCAGCACGGCCGGTGCCATGGTGAGCGCCGCGGCCAGCGTCACCAGTACCCCGAGTGCCGCGGGCACACCCAGGGTCTGAAAGTAGGGCAGCCGCGTGAACGACAGGCAAAGTAGCGCGCCCGCAACAGTCAGACCCGATCCGATGATGACGTGCGCGGTGGACTTGAACATCGTCTGGTAGGCGGTCAGGCGATCCTCACCGGCCGAGCGTGCTTCCTGATAGCGGCCGACGAAGAATATCGCGTAGTCGGTGCCGGCGGCGATGGCGAGCATGGTCAGCAGGTTCGTGGCATAGGTCGACAAGCCGATGACGCCTGTATGTGCCAGTGCCGCAACGATTCCACGCGCTGCCGATAGTTCGACGAGGACCGTCACCAGCACCAGTGCCGTGGTCGTCAGCGAGCGGTAGACGATTAACAGCATGATGGCGATGACCGCGAAGGTGATGAGGGTGACCTGGGCAGAGCCCGCGTTGCCTACCTCGAACTGATCGGTGATCGTCGGGGCTTCGCCGGTTATGTAGGCCTTGACCCCGTCCGGGGCGGGCGTGTCCGCGACGATGCGGCGTACGGCATCGACGGATTGATTGGAGAGCGCCTCACCCTGATTGCCGGCGACGTAGACCTGCACGTACGCGGCCTTACCGTCCTTGCTCTGCGAACCGCCCGCGGTGATGGGATCGCCCCAATAATCGGCGACGTGTTGCACGTGTTCACGGTCGTCCTTGAGTCGCTGCACCAGCGTGTCGTAGAACTGATGTGCTTGCGCACCAAGGGGTTTGTCACTCTCGAGCACGACCATGGCCGAGCTGTCCGAGTCGAACTCGTTGAAGACCTTGCCGATATGGCGCATCGCCATGGTGGACGGTGCATCGGCGGCATTCAGTGGGGCAGAACGTTCTTCGCCAACCACTTCCAGCTGCGGCACGGTGGCGTTGGTCACCGCCGCGATCGCCACCCAGAACAAAATGATCGGCACCGCGAGCCGGCGGATGATCCTGGCTGCGCGGGACTCCTGGGCGTGGCCGGTACTCATGCGGACTTGTCCAGGCAGGTGGTGTAGCCGTTCACGATGGTGACGGTCCTTTCGTCCTTGACGATGCCGTCCACGGTGATGCGGCAGCCGGTTGCGTCACCGGTGCCCTGCGCGCGCAGGTCGGCGAACAGGGTGGGGTCGTTGGTGACGAGCTCGTGCGACCACGGCAGCGGCGCATTGTCGACGCGGTGCGGCTGCGCCATTTCATCGAGGAAGTTGATGGTCGCGGTGCTCCCGGCCGTGCCGAAGACCTCGAGCAAGACGCGCTTGGGGTTGTAGTTGGTGTTCTCCATGGCCTCGTTGCCGGGGCGGGTCAGCTCGACGTTCGAACCGAAAACGCCGTGTAACCGAGTAACACCGAAGGCCACCACCGCCACCACTGCGGCCGCGACGAGTACCGTCCACCATCGTTTGAGCAGAGTCCAAAACCGACCTTGCACCAGCGCCCACGCCCTCTCGATAGTCGCTGACCGACCTTTGTGGAACGGTACGGTACCGTACTTCTATGGCGAGTGGCGTGTCAACGGGGTTGACTAAAGCGGCAAAGGGGCAATCAGACTCCCGGTGGACCGAGCGGGAGTCGGAACTGCTGGCGGCCACCTTGCGTTTGTTGCAGAAACATGGATACGACCGCTTGTCGGTCGATGAAGTCGCTTCCGAATCGAAGGCGAGTAAGGCCACGATCTATCGCCGTTGGCCGTCAAAGGCGGAGCTGGTACTGGCTGCGTTCGTCGAAGGCATGCGTGCACAGCTGGTCCGGCCGGATACTGGCTCGCTCCGTGAAGACTTGCTGCAGATAGGCGGCAGTGTGCTTGACGAGAGTCGTCACAATATGCCCATCATGCGTGGGATGTTGAACGAGATTGCTCGAAACCCCGCACTGACCAAGGCATTTCGGACACAGTTCATTGATCAACGTAAGTCGTTGATCAATGACGTGCTCGACGCGGCCGTCGAACGCGGTGAAATCGATTCCGCCGCCATCAATGAGGAGCTCTGGGATCTGTTGCCGGGGTATCTCGTATTCCGCGGGTTACTGCCGGTGAGGTCTGCTACGGCCGCCACCGTCCGCACGCTGGTAGACGATGTCATCATGCCCAGCCTGACCCGAAAACTCTGACGGTTCGATATCGAGCTGTGGTGGGGTTTACGCGCTGGCACTCACGGCGCCGCATTGATCGCGGTGTGCGACGTTTTGTGCGCCGCCTTCAGAATCCCATTGGTTCTGTGCTGCGAAAGTATCGATCAATGTGCCGAACTCCGTTCGGTTGGCCGGTAGCAGTTGGGCGACGGCCGTCGTGTTGCCGGGAGCGGCCGCCGCCATCATGGCGGTGTGGGCGGGCAGCGCCTCAATATCCGGCGGAACGATCAATAACGTCAGACGCGCCCCGTCCGCTCCCTCGACACTGATGGTGTTACTCGGCTGGCTAAGTGACCAATTCAGATGTGTTAGGCGATTGAGATACAGTATCCGCCGCGAGTCTGTCGACCACTCCGAGACCCGGTACGTGATCCGGTCGATCGAGCCCAAGCGGACACTGAGAATCCTGAGCAACTGCGGCAATTCGCCCATCAGATCCCTGGAGTAGGGCCACCATGCGCCATCGACATAGCCGGTCGGTGGTGCCTTTGGCTTCAATCGAAGACGAACGGCTGGTCCGCTTCGGGGTTTGGAAAACACATGATGCGTCATCAGACGCTCCTACCCTGGGCCCCGCAACCGAGACCATTTTTCCGACGACTCAGCACCCTATCGGTGAGCGAGTATCTGGACATCGTCGTACACGCCAGTTTACTCCCTTTGATGGAACGAACGAAGAAGGATCAGGTTACCGGTCTTCCCATGCCGGTACGCCAAATCCATTGTAATTCTGCAATTCTGGGCTGTTTCCGCATGATGTAGATGCCACTTCACAACCCGCACTAAGGACGTACGACAAGAACTGAGCAGCATTGTTCACGTGATGATCGGCAGAGCCGGACCGCTTGCCTGGCCTCCGATGCGCCGATCACCGCGAGCGCAATCGGTTCGTGGCAGCGGGCGATGAAGCGGGCGATTCGGGCGCGGGTTGTCACTGGGTAGATGTGAACGTCGCCGTATTGCTCATGCAGGCTGGCGACGCGGCGCTCGAGTTCATGATTCATCCCCTCGCCGAGTTTAAGAGGCCAGGTGCTTATGGCAAGTACCGGTAGCTGACGTAGCCGAGCCTCGCGTATGGCGTGGTCAACGACATTCCGGTTGTCCTTAGAACCATTGACGCACACAGCGATCCAGTTCTGTCGGCTAGCGTTCCAGCTGCTACCGTCCTCTGTGTTTTCCAGCACCGATAGCTCTGACGGCTGGTCCGGCATCGGTGCGCGAGCGATCAGAACGGGACAATGGGCGCGCTCGGCGAGCCTGGTGGCCGTCGAGCCCAGGGCCGCGTGCGCGAATCGGCCGGCGCCGATACAGATGAGACTGGCACTTCTTGACTCAAAGACAAGCGCTTCAGAGGGCAGTCCGCGGATAAGGATGGTGTCCACTTTGACCGGCTTGCCGATCGCCTCGATCGCAGCTGCGGCTGCGCGTAAAGATGATTCGGCGAACCGTTCATCATGCCGA is a window from the Mycobacteroides salmoniphilum genome containing:
- a CDS encoding universal stress protein — its product is MFNTDQSGPVVVGIDGSQAALFAAESAIDEAISRDVPLSLVHVTRPLVTTKSSPAAEGRHDERFAESSLRAAAAAIEAIGKPVKVDTILIRGLPSEALVFESRSASLICIGAGRFAHAALGSTATRLAERAHCPVLIARAPMPDQPSELSVLENTEDGSSWNASRQNWIAVCVNGSKDNRNVVDHAIREARLRQLPVLAISTWPLKLGEGMNHELERRVASLHEQYGDVHIYPVTTRARIARFIARCHEPIALAVIGASEARQAVRLCRSSREQCCSVLVVRP
- a CDS encoding serine hydrolase domain-containing protein, yielding MSAAALAVAAGDMAACSSSGDVRESGEGAQAPLLPVGLKNDLMRLTDSKHILGCSVSAVTREGTVYADGWGAARAGQPMTALSTINIGSVSKTITATAVLQLVAAGRIGLDTDVNDVLTESKAYGPRSVRSPYYPDTPITVRYLLAHLTPLTTGPELGPYGYAPRIGPAPDSGELGRWLHDFLTPAPRGWTYNREENFTKSKPGHVHMYSDIGFDLAGFLVHAVTGQPFADYCREHVLQPAGMVNSDFDRDRIPDGRRAYPHAWFENGAKKGMWLDYRNLIPVAIADDYTGHTEYSPYASCLTPDGGLRSNSLDLARWARLWLGNGTLDGVEVLPRAQASAALADQVSPEIMASSEAPLPFISQGYAWHRLRGDADGQWQHAGSEVGTASYVKIDTVRGVGAAIVMNTEVAIDGDPRPQMLQQLMDAAAVP
- a CDS encoding MmpS family transport accessory protein, whose amino-acid sequence is MQGRFWTLLKRWWTVLVAAAVVAVVAFGVTRLHGVFGSNVELTRPGNEAMENTNYNPKRVLLEVFGTAGSTATINFLDEMAQPHRVDNAPLPWSHELVTNDPTLFADLRAQGTGDATGCRITVDGIVKDERTVTIVNGYTTCLDKSA
- a CDS encoding flavin-containing monooxygenase; the encoded protein is MTEHVDIVIVGAGISGIGMACHITRDVPGKKFVVLEARERIGGTWDLFRYPGIRSDSDMFTLGYNFRPWTSTKGIADGASIREYVTATAREFGVDQKIRFGHKVVSAEWSSERGLWTVRAEHDGEIVEFTTEFFLGCTGYYNYDEGFTPEFEGIDDFTGQVIHPQHWPEDLDYAGKKVVVIGSGATAMTLVPAMAGTAGHVTMLQRSPTYVVSLPSTDALAVALQGKVPASIAYPIVKWKNQMVSFISYQTSRRDPERMKGILRALLKRQLPDFDLDKHFTPKYNPWDQRLCVVPDSDLFRALRKGTASVATDRIARFTPKGILLESGEELEADIVVTATGLNVQLAAGLKPVVDGVEVDPSKCITYKGLMLTGIPNFIFTFGYTNASWTLRADLVSLYTCRLLNYMDKTGQSVVWPVEPETSERLPFVDLDSGYISRAASAVPHQVPTAPWRSYQNYFRELPVLKYGKVADKGVRFSRGAAGSATSGRGKASHEAPVAIGR
- a CDS encoding RND family transporter, which encodes MSTGHAQESRAARIIRRLAVPIILFWVAIAAVTNATVPQLEVVGEERSAPLNAADAPSTMAMRHIGKVFNEFDSDSSAMVVLESDKPLGAQAHQFYDTLVQRLKDDREHVQHVADYWGDPITAGGSQSKDGKAAYVQVYVAGNQGEALSNQSVDAVRRIVADTPAPDGVKAYITGEAPTITDQFEVGNAGSAQVTLITFAVIAIMLLIVYRSLTTTALVLVTVLVELSAARGIVAALAHTGVIGLSTYATNLLTMLAIAAGTDYAIFFVGRYQEARSAGEDRLTAYQTMFKSTAHVIIGSGLTVAGALLCLSFTRLPYFQTLGVPAALGVLVTLAAALTMAPAVLVIASRFGLMEPKRAMRTRGWRRIGTAIVRWPGPILVVSCVVTLIGLLALPGYKTTYDGRIYMPASTPSNVGYAAAERHFSVARLNPELLMIETDFDMRNPAGMVLLERVAKSVLHARGVALVQSITRPLGTPITHSSIPFQISASSASQLMNLSQQQNQALYLSQQADQMTQTIAVLKNQLALQKQSATTTHEQTQGFQQTVAVAQDLRDKIANFDDQFRPIRNYFYWEPHCFDIPFCAALRSLFDALDGIDELVDALQTVTGSLTKLDALQPKLVDLIPPQIAIQEKNRDLTQSNYAINNGTNTQNEESTRTATELGKAFDDAKNDDSFYLPPEAFDNPAFKRGMKLYMSPDGKAARMIITHQGDPQTSEGIEHINAIKEAAFDAVKATPLADAKIYVAGTASAYKDIAEGQKYDLLMAALASLGLILLIMMFLTRSLVAAMVIVGTVALSLAASFGMSVVVWQYIFGIPLYWVIFPLAVIILLAVGADYNLLLISRFKEETGAGLKTGIIRAIAGTGGVVTAAGLVFAVTMSSFIFSDLRVLGQIGTTIGLGLLFDTLVVRSFLTPAIATMLGRWFWWPLNVRSRPLPKPFGPKPVGAEYATGPIPTGG
- a CDS encoding TetR/AcrR family transcriptional regulator gives rise to the protein MAKPATRGRKTTRPSGDERIQAILATAEELLGQRPLADVSVDDLARGAGISRPTFYFYFPSKEAVLLTLAERIIEEADANVASIDPAAMTSPAHYWRAVIKAYFDAFGSHRSLTVALSGVQGTSAELDQRWSEVTENWVTNTTAGIESERERGAAPATIPARDIAIALNLINQSMMRATFTGQQPAVADDDVVDTLLHVWLNAIYGGVSA
- a CDS encoding alcohol dehydrogenase catalytic domain-containing protein produces the protein MRIRAAVLHAAPIERPYRDTHPLKLVELELDPPGPGEVLVRIEAAGLCHSDLSVVDGNRIRPVPMALGHEAAGVIAEVGPGVRDVSPGDHVVLVYVPSCGACRYCSSGRPALCPDAAAANGRGDLIRGGTRLRDLTGAEVRHHLGVSGFADHAVVDRNSVVVIDQNVPLDTAALFGCAMLTGFGAVTHTASVRPGDSVAVLGLGGVGLAVVMSAAAAGAGEVLAIDPVPAKRELALELGATRACAPDEAPGGHDWVFEVVGSAAVLEQAYALTGRGGGTVSVGLPHPDARITLPALSIVAEGRSILGSYMGSAQPQQDIPAMLALWRAGRLPVEKLKSDDLPLDDINIALDALADGQAVRQILRPGPVTA
- a CDS encoding TetR/AcrR family transcriptional regulator, giving the protein MASGVSTGLTKAAKGQSDSRWTERESELLAATLRLLQKHGYDRLSVDEVASESKASKATIYRRWPSKAELVLAAFVEGMRAQLVRPDTGSLREDLLQIGGSVLDESRHNMPIMRGMLNEIARNPALTKAFRTQFIDQRKSLINDVLDAAVERGEIDSAAINEELWDLLPGYLVFRGLLPVRSATAATVRTLVDDVIMPSLTRKL
- a CDS encoding DUF5994 family protein translates to MTHHVFSKPRSGPAVRLRLKPKAPPTGYVDGAWWPYSRDLMGELPQLLRILSVRLGSIDRITYRVSEWSTDSRRILYLNRLTHLNWSLSQPSNTISVEGADGARLTLLIVPPDIEALPAHTAMMAAAAPGNTTAVAQLLPANRTEFGTLIDTFAAQNQWDSEGGAQNVAHRDQCGAVSASA